The following are from one region of the Pocillopora verrucosa isolate sample1 chromosome 3, ASM3666991v2, whole genome shotgun sequence genome:
- the LOC131777137 gene encoding ubiquitin-conjugating enzyme E2Q-like protein 1, whose protein sequence is MASVFRKLVRRESRNGEGSDKSGCKTKGNSDLKSERKDGEFSNQTQESSTETRHLNSLPAKTAGSNGVKTSDVNEMSSSHAQRVRAKRLMKEFHDVTVRCDNKLFSAELVEDNLYEWNVKLYKIDTDSLLYRDMVETGTKFILLNITFPDNFPFAPPFMRVSAPRIEGGFVLDGGAICMELLTPKGWSSAYTVEAIVLQFSAAVVKGQGRIDRSTKKAFSKKEAESAYKRLVKTHEKYGWVTPPKSEG, encoded by the coding sequence ATGGCGTCCGTTTTTCGAAAACTGGTTAGACGTGAATCCCGCAACGGAGAAGGTAGCGATAAGAGTGGGTGTAAAACAAAGGGAAACTCGGACCTCAAGAGCGAAAGAAAGGATGGGGAATTTAGCAATCAAACTCAAGAAAGCAGTACAGAAACAAGACACCTAAATTCTTTGCCGGCGAAAACCGCAGGGAGTAATGGTGTGAAAACAAGCGATGTGAATGAAATGTCTTCCTCTCATGCTCAAAGGGTTCGAGCAAAGCGACTCATGAAAGAATTTCATGATGTAACTGTGCGTTGTgacaacaaattattttcagcAGAACTTGTGGAGGATAATCTTTACGAATGGAACGTGAAATTATACAAAATCGACACAGATAGTTTGTTATATAGGGATATGGTTGAAACTGGAACCAAGTTCATTCTATTGAATATTACATTTCCCGATAATTTTCCCTTTGCGCCTCCGTTTATGCGAGTTTCTGCGCCGCGAATCGAAGGAGGCTTCGTTTTAGACGGTGGAGCGATTTGTATGGAGCTATTGACTCCCAAAGGATGGAGTAGTGCTTATACTGTTGAGGCTATAGTGTTACAGTTCTCTGCTGCCGTTGTGAAAGGTCAAGGACGAATCGACCGATCAACCAAAAAGGCATTCTCTAAGAAAGAGGCAGAATCTGCTTATAAACGATTAGTGAAGACGCACGAGAAATATGGCTGGGTAACACCACCGAAATCAGAAGGTTAG